One Candidatus Atelocyanobacterium thalassa isolate ALOHA genomic window, GGGATTGCTGGACCAGTTATTAATAATACTTCAAAGCTAACTAATTTAAATTGGTTTTTAACTAGTAGTCGTTTACAGGAAGAACTTTTTATAGATAAAGTTGATTTAATTAATGATTTTGTAGCTATTAGCTATGGCATCTTAGGACTAAAGGATGAAGATCTATATACTTTACAAGATGTTGAACCAAAGCCAAAAGCTCCTATTGCTGTTTTAGGAGCGGGTACAGGACTAGGAGAAGGATTTTTAATACCTTTAGAGAATGAAAAGTATGCCGCTTTCCCTTCTGAAGGTTCTCATGCTGATTTTGCACCACACAATAGTTTAGGATATGAATTATCAACATATATTAAAGAAAAATATAACTTATCTAGGATATCAGTTGAAAGAGTAGTTTCTGGAATAGGAATTAGTACAATATACGAATTTTTACGCCTAAAATACCCTGAACAAGAGTCAGAAAAGATGAAGATAGCTTATGAAGCTTGGAAAATCAAAAAAGCTATTAATATTTCAGCAACCATATCTAAAGCTGCTATAGAAAATAATGATTTTCTATGTCAGCAAGCAATGGGACTCTTCATCGAATCTTATGGTTCAGAAGCAGGTAATCTTGCTTTAAAACTTCTACCATATAGTGGATTATATGTTGCTGGAGGAATAGCTGCAAAAATATTACCCTTGATGAAAAGTGAGGCATTTATAAACTCATTTAAATCTAAAGGAAGGATGAGTTCTCTTTTGTCTGAAATTCCTGTGCACGTAATATTGAATCCAAAAGTTGGCTTGATTGGTGCTGCATTATATGCAGGGCAGTAAAAAATCTAATTTACTTTTCACAATATATGAGTTATAAGCATACAATTGTTGTCAAGATTGGTACCTCCAATCTTACCCAACCAGAGACAAGAAAATTAGTTTTATCGACAATTAATTCTTTAGTTAAAACATTAACTAAGTTAAGGCAATTAGGTCATAATGTTGTTCTAGTTTCCTCAGGAGCTGTTGGAGTAGGTTGTAGTCGTCTAAAAGTAAAAGAAACACCAAAAAAAATTTCTTTAAAACAAGCGATTGCTGCAGTGGGCCAAGGAAGATTAATGCACGTATACGATGAGCTTTTTACTTCAATAGATCAACCAATAGCA contains:
- a CDS encoding glucokinase, yielding MVLLLAGDIGGTKTILSLVESENVENGQKLPQQQRLYEKTYPSQDFVDLVPIVKHFCEEAQLQLGSKIIVKNACFGIAGPVINNTSKLTNLNWFLTSSRLQEELFIDKVDLINDFVAISYGILGLKDEDLYTLQDVEPKPKAPIAVLGAGTGLGEGFLIPLENEKYAAFPSEGSHADFAPHNSLGYELSTYIKEKYNLSRISVERVVSGIGISTIYEFLRLKYPEQESEKMKIAYEAWKIKKAINISATISKAAIENNDFLCQQAMGLFIESYGSEAGNLALKLLPYSGLYVAGGIAAKILPLMKSEAFINSFKSKGRMSSLLSEIPVHVILNPKVGLIGAALYAGQ